The Arachis hypogaea cultivar Tifrunner chromosome 19, arahy.Tifrunner.gnm2.J5K5, whole genome shotgun sequence genome has a window encoding:
- the LOC112779435 gene encoding uncharacterized protein isoform X2 codes for MTGNAMEERKRRCSVAAETPPPLLGLVSVTVLPPSGFCAPAEELERRKEESVELQEFSLGSCPPSVGLQGMRWSTIVDQEKLFVRAIQELWQWWSRLLRVVVDTEEEEAVVMVLATAAVVVEAVTTVGILGFCKGLPNKLSLKNPGGFEGKEETVI; via the exons ATGACAGGAAATGCGATGGAGGAGAGAAAAAGGAGGTGCTCCGTCGCCGCTGAAACTCCACCACCACTGCTAGGGCTTGTTTCAGTCACCGTTCTGCCACCGTCGGGATTCTGTGCCCCCGCCGAGGAGCTCGAAAGGAGGAAGGAG GAAAGTGTCGAGCTGCAGGAGTTTTCATTGGGTTCATGCCCTCCTAGTGTGGGTCTTCAAGGGATGCGATGGTCAACTATCGTTGATCAG gaAAAGCTTTTTGTAAGAGCCATTCAAGAGTTATGGCAGTGGTGGTCGCGGTTATTGCGCGTGGTGGTGGATACAGAGGAGGAGGAGGCAGTGGTGATGGTGCTTGCTACAGCTGCGGTGGTGGTGGAAGCTGTAACAACTGTGGGTATTTTAGGCTTTTGCAAGGGACTGCCCAACAAGCTCTCGCTGAAAAAT CCTGGTGGGTTTGAGGGGAAGGAGGAGACTGTAATTTAG
- the LOC112779435 gene encoding uncharacterized protein isoform X1: MTGNAMEERKRRCSVAAETPPPLLGLVSVTVLPPSGFCAPAEELERRKEESVELQEFSLGSCPPSVGLQGMRWSTIVDQEKLFVRAIQELWQWWSRLLRVVVDTEEEEAVVMVLATAAVVVEAVTTVGILGFCKGLPNKLSLKNCSLVGLRGRRRL, from the exons ATGACAGGAAATGCGATGGAGGAGAGAAAAAGGAGGTGCTCCGTCGCCGCTGAAACTCCACCACCACTGCTAGGGCTTGTTTCAGTCACCGTTCTGCCACCGTCGGGATTCTGTGCCCCCGCCGAGGAGCTCGAAAGGAGGAAGGAG GAAAGTGTCGAGCTGCAGGAGTTTTCATTGGGTTCATGCCCTCCTAGTGTGGGTCTTCAAGGGATGCGATGGTCAACTATCGTTGATCAG gaAAAGCTTTTTGTAAGAGCCATTCAAGAGTTATGGCAGTGGTGGTCGCGGTTATTGCGCGTGGTGGTGGATACAGAGGAGGAGGAGGCAGTGGTGATGGTGCTTGCTACAGCTGCGGTGGTGGTGGAAGCTGTAACAACTGTGGGTATTTTAGGCTTTTGCAAGGGACTGCCCAACAAGCTCTCGCTGAAAAAT TGCAGCCTGGTGGGTTTGAGGGGAAGGAGGAGACTGTAA